In Oncorhynchus clarkii lewisi isolate Uvic-CL-2024 chromosome 16, UVic_Ocla_1.0, whole genome shotgun sequence, one genomic interval encodes:
- the LOC139367697 gene encoding short-chain dehydrogenase/reductase 3-like: protein MDLNNFGNAVLFTFHIIFCILKACLRLLLPSRRKDLRGEVVLITGGGRGIGRHLGKEFAKHGAKKLILWGRTEKCLMETCEEISLTTGAECHYFLCDVANREEVYKQAKVVREKVGDVTILVNNAAVVHGKSLMASDDDALMKTQHINTLGQFWTTKAFLPRMLELCHGHVVCINSILSLSSIPGAIDYCTSKASSLAFMESLTLGLLDCPGVGCTTVLPFHTNTDMFQGMRVRFPQLFPPLNPELVAQRTVDAVRTNTPFIYLPWTMHALVILKSFLPQAALEEIQRFSGCYTCMDTFKGRT, encoded by the exons ATGGATTTAAATAATTTCGGAAACGCGGTGCTTTTCACGTTCCACATCATCTTTTGCATATTGAAAGCATGCTTGCGGTTGTTGCTCCCGAGCAGACGGAAAGACCTTCGCGGAGAGGTGGTATTGATCACCGGGGGTGGACGGGGCATCGGTCGGCATTTGGGGAAAGAGTTTGCAAAACATGGAGCAAAAAAG TTGATCCTGTGGGGCCGCACTGAGAAGTGTCTGATGGAGACCTGCGAGGAGATCTCTCTCACCACCGGAGCCGAGTGCCATTACTTCCTGTGTGACGTGGCCAATCGGGAGGAGGTGTACAAGCAGGCCAAGGTGGTCCGAGAGAAG GTGGGCGACGTCACCATTCTAGTGAATAACGCTGCAGTGGTTCATGGGAAGAGTCTGATGGCCAGTGACGATGATGCTCTGATGAAGACTCAACACATCAACACGCTGGGCCAGTTCTGG ACCACCAAAGCCTTCCTACCCCGCATGCTAGAGCTTTGCCATGGCCATGTGGTGTGTATCAACTCCATCCTGTCCCTGTCCTCCATCCCGGGGGCCATAGATTATTGCACCTCCAAGGCCTCGTCCCTGGCGTTCATGGAGAGCCTCACCCTGGGCCTGCTGGACTGCCCTGGGGTGGGCTGCACCACCGTGCTCCCCTTCCACACCAACACTGACATGTTCCAGGGCATGAGAGTCAG GTTCCCTCAGCTCTTCCCCCCGCTAAATCCTGAGCTGGTGGCCCAGCGGACGGTGGACGCAGTCCGGACCAACACTCCGTTCATCTACTTACCTTGGACCATGCATGCTCTCGTTATTCTCAAGAG CTTCCTGCCTCAGGCAGCTCTGGAGGAGATCCAGCGTTTCTCAGGGTGCTACACCTGCATGGACACCTTCAAGGGACGCACATAA